In Bombus pascuorum chromosome 13, iyBomPasc1.1, whole genome shotgun sequence, a single genomic region encodes these proteins:
- the LOC132913535 gene encoding neurotactin isoform X2 translates to MSQEDQEKSMDKKEIAEEEREKMLNAENTKHTVASTAPDAESEDQKPKKKIPIGGIKMPGFCRTKSKELCKEGEVELGITGAAGLASVETLDDVVTEKNPIGNEDGMETVRLDGDAPDGIESPKQHFLVACISAARRNLFVLVAALCILVSVVIIILIACIGPRKNISRLIKDGSFVKAVTSCGPVQGVSEDGAFAFRGIPYAIPPLENRRWQPAEPLRKIEYCWTNTYKAHNSSKVCWQREASGRIIGSEDCLYLDIFTPEIRYDSPLSVVVMIGAETLSGGSPGVMQPSAKLARVRDMVFVRPNFRLGIFGFLAADQLSRTSHPLTSGNYGLSDIIAALQWVHLNIEHFGGNKSAVTLWGHRAGGTLVTTLVGIRRTRDLFQRVWISSGSAIFPGRELEVSETLNELFLNSTRCNDAACLRSKSAEEIMDSVPETWHLGNVGLPETREATTRDRRHEWLVLDRAILQEPVGQIWARDEFSVKIVMGTTAHAGVPLKYLTSNTTLNSTQVEKIVKESLLGTSGLADEALRRYNATLEGLLSMISDVRVVCPLLTVARMKTNIPFYVATQPRGHIADPDCDAAAILGSYAARTPAEKRHVSAMQQLFNHYVWHGEVAQADANGIKRVLIVGQDTLPDRDYPNCDFWIAKDIVPSYGRVD, encoded by the exons ATGAGTCAAGAGGATCAAGAGAAAAGCAtggataagaaagaaattgcagaggaagagagagagaaaatgttGAACGCCGAGAACACGAAACATACGGTGGCATCGACCGCTCCAGACGCGGAATCCGAAGACCAGAAACCtaagaagaaaattccaaTTGGCGGTATTAAGATGCCCGGCTTCTGTCGTACAAAGAGCAAGGAGTTGTGTAAA gaAGGTGAAGTGGAATTGGGAATTACTGGAGCTGCTGGATTAGCGAGTGTTGAAACTCTTGACGATGTTGTGACGGAGAAAAATCCTATCGGTAACGAAGATGGTATGGAAACTGTTCGACTCGATGGAGATGCTCCAGATGGAATTGAATCTCCTAAACAACATTTTCTTGTAGCTTGTATATCCGCTGCAaggagaaatttatttgtgCTAG tGGCAGCATTATGTATCCTGGTATCAGTTGTGATTATCATTCTTATCGCTTGCATCGGTCcgagaaagaatatttcacgATTGATAAAGGATGGGAGCTTTGTCAAAGCAGTAACTTCTTGCGGACCTGTGCAAGGTGTGTCAGAAGATGGTGCATTCGCATTTCGTGGGATTCCATATGCAATCCCACCATTAGAAAATCGTCGTTGGCAACCTGCGGAACCCctaagaaaaattgaatactGCTGGACGAATACGTATAAAGCACACAATTCCTCGAAAGTTTGTTGGCAACGAGAGGCTTCAGGAAGGATTATCGGAAGCGAAGATTGcttatatttagatattttcaCGCCTGAAATCAGATATGATTCGCCTTTATCGGTGGTCGTTATGATTGGTGCTGAAACCCTCAGTGGTGGTTCTCCAGGTGTAATGCAGCCTTCTGCAAAACTTGCTCGTGTCCGTGATATGGTGTTTGTTAGACCTAACTTCCG gTTAGGAATCTTCGGTTTTTTAGCTGCAGATCAACTTTCAAGAACATCACATCCTCTCACATCCGGAAATTACGGATTGTCGGATATCATAGCAGCGCTTCAGTGGGTTCATCTTAACATTGAACATTTCGGGGGAAATAAATCGGCCGTAACTTTATGGGGTCATCGGGCAGGAGGAACGCTTGTCACAACTTTAGTTGGCATTCGGCGAACAAGGGATCTTTTCCAGCGAGTGTGGATTTCCAGCGGTAGTGCGATATTTCCCGGAAGAGAATTAGAAGTTTCCGAAACACTTAATGAACTATTTCTAAATTCTACAAGATGTAATGACGCCGCTTGTTTGCGAAGCAAAAGTGCCGAGGAAATAATGGATTCAGTTCCTGAGACATGGCATTTAGGAAACGTTGGTTTGCCTGAAACCAGAGAAGCAACAACAAGAGATAGGAGACATGAATGGTTGGTACTCGATCGTGCCATTCTTCAGGAACCTGTAGGTCAAATTTGGGCAAGGGATGAATTTTCGGTGAAAATTGTAATGGGCACTACTGCTCATGCTGGAGTCCCTCTTAAGTATCTCACTTCCAACACTACTCTCAATTCCACACAAGTAGAGAAAATTGTAAAGGAGTCCTTATTAGGAACATCTGGTTTAGCGGACGAAGCTCTCAG acgttataacgcaacATTGGAAGGTTTACTAAGCATGATCTCGGACGTTCGTGTGGTATGTCCATTGCTGACAGTTGCCAGAATGAAGACCAATATTCCATTCTACGTAGCGACGCAGCCACGGGGTCATATTGCAGATCCCGATTGTGATGCTGCAGCGATACTTGGATCATATGCTGCTCGTACTCCTGCTGAAAAGAGACACGTATCTGCTATGCAGCAGCTTTTCAATCACTATGTTTGGCACGGCGAAGTAGCTCAGGCAGATGCTAATGGTATAAAACGAGTCTTAATTGTTGGACAAGATACGCTTCCTGATCGTGACTATCCTAATTGCGACTTCTGGATAGCAAAAGACATAGTTCCATCTTATGGTCGAGTCGattga
- the LOC132913533 gene encoding protein O-mannosyl-transferase Tmtc3-like isoform X1 produces MGVPARGALAAIVAISAFAVYLNSLNCGFVFDDISAIKDNRDLRPHTPLKNVFYNDFWGTPMHKEQSHKSYRPLCVLTFRWNYLIHQLDPMGYHLLNVILHVGVCLLYFRTCLMFLSDSATFVSSLLFAVHPIHTEAVTGVVGRAETLSSLFYLAALIMYTKCCRSRRSTGWKSLILSMSFVFTAMLCKEQGITATAVCVFYEIFVVQKVRAMDIFLTLKAAFGGKKISLAWSSEGTKRLTVLTLVTFSLLILRLHVMGSKLPVFTRFDNPASVAPTPIRQLTYNYLAAVNLRLLFLPSDLCCDWTMGTIPLIENFTDPRNLATIATHTTILGLLVTAILTPNRQTSIILIMSLAMMILPFLPASNLFFPVGFVIAERVLYAPSMGFCMLIGYGWSILSDKKFKKVTLFLLITLLAAHTTKTFIRNYDWLDEYSIFMSGLKVNDRNAKLFNNVGHALESQGRFKEALNFFNMAVQVQGDDIGAHINVGRTYNHLKMFKEAEDAYLKAKSLLPKAKPGESYQARIAPNHLNVFVNLANLIAKNATRLEEADLLYRQAISMRADYTQAYINRGDILIKLNRTKEAQEVYERALFYDSNNPDIYYNLGVVFLEQGKASQALAYLDKALEFDPEHEQALLNSAILLQELGRAELRKVARERLLKLLRKDSNNERVHFNLGMLAMDDHDSGSAERWFRNAVALKEDFRSALFNLALLLADEQRPLEAAPFLNQLVRFHPDHVKGLILLGDIYINNIKDLDAAENCYRRILQLDPTNIQGLHNLCVVMVERGKLGLAAQCLERAAALAPHQDYVHRHLAIVKARISRLPPEQRDTEVFDDSFWQTGPKERNFNMGDISSSSSVGSTSGANGLGNMENSGSQFLGKTDSVFSNHHNHIGHKKSSTDLMNNHIVHLKSSSKPARVSLNEVKQEVKDTHINHDSLLKTRASSNEQQEFSPGRVFGKSVSSDATELTIDRERTTKTINSEKFDSVTPAFSTGEKHAGTTRQKDTALS; encoded by the exons ATGGGAGTGCCTGCGCGGGGAGCACTCGCGGCGATTGTCGCCATAAGCGCGTTCGCTGTCTATCTAAATAGCCTTAATTGCGGCTTCGTTTTCGATGACATTTCTGCGATAAAAGATAATCGCGACTTAAGGCCTCATACACCTCTGAAAAACGTTTTTTACAATGATTTCTGGGGTACACCTATGCATAAG GAGCAGTCGCACAAATCATATAGACCTTTGTGCGTTCTCACATTCCGATGGAATTACCTGATTCACCAGTTGGATCCTATGGGATATCACCTGCTTAATGTTATCCTACATGTTGGAGTTTGCTTATTATATTTCAG GACATGCTTGATGTTTCTATCTGATTCTGCAACTTTTGTATCTTCTCTTCTGTTTGCGGTTCATCCTATACATACAGAGGCA GTTACAGGAGTGGTCGGAAGAGCAGAAACATTGtcctctttattttatttagcgGCTCTAATCATGTACACTAAATGCTGTAGAAGTAGAAGATCTACAg gaTGGAAATCTTTGATATTATCTATGTCTTTTGTTTTCACTGCCATGTTGTGCAAAGAACAAGGAATAACAGCCACTGCAGTTTGTgtattctatgaaatttttgttgtgCAAAAg GTAAGAGCAATGGATATTTTCCTGACGTTAAAGGCAGCTTTTGGTGGGAAGAAAATATCACTTGCTTGGTCCAGTGAAGGTACAAAACGACTGACAGTCCTTACGCTTGTCACGTTTAGTTTACTTATCCTTCGGCTACATGTAATGGGCTCAAAGTTACCTGTATTTACCAG ATTTGACAATCCCGCATCTGTGGCCCCAACGCCAATAAGGCAGCTTACCTATAATTACCTCGCAGCAGTTAATCTAAGGCTGCTATTTCTTCCAAGCGATTTATGCTGTGATTGGACTATGGGAACGATACcgttaatagaaaattttacagATCCTCGTAATCTGGCCACTATAGCAACTCATACGACCATATTAGGATTGTTGGTAACAGCAATTTTAACACCTAATAGACAAACTTCCATTATTCTCATAATG AGCTTGGCTATGATGATACTCCCATTTTTACCTGCCTCAAATCTCTTCTTCCCAGTTGGATTCGTCATTGCGGAAAGAGTATTGTATGCTCCATCTATGGGATTTTGTATGCTCATTGGATATGGATGGAGCATTTTATccgataaaaa ATTTAAGAAAGTAacactatttttattaataactctTTTGGCTGCGCACACAACGAAGACTTTTATCAGGAATTACGATTGGTTAGatgaatattctatattcaTGTCGGGATTAAAAGTGAATGATCGTAATGCTAAATTGTTCAATAATGTGGGGCACGCTTTGGAAAGTCAAGGAAGATTCAAGGAagcattgaatttttttaatatggcTGTGCAAGTTCAAGGCGATGACATCGGTGCACACATTAACGTGGGTAGAACCTATAATCATctgaaaatgtttaaagaagCTGAAGACGCATATCTGAAG GCAAAATCTTTACTACCAAAAGCAAAACCCGGAGAGTCGTACCAAGCGCGAATAGCTCCGAATCATTTGAATGTTTTCGTAAATTTAGCAAACCTAATAGCGAAGAATGCAACTAGGTTAGAGGAAGCCGATCTGCTTTATAGACAAGCCATTAGTATGCGCGCCGATTACACGCAAGCGTATATTAATCGAggcgatattttaattaaacttaatCGTACCAAAGAAGCCCAAGAAGTTTATGAACGGGCCCTTTTCTACGATAGTAACAATCCAGACATTTATTATAAC CTTGGGGTCGTATTTCTTGAACAAGGGAAAGCATCTCAAGCTCTAGCATATCTTGACAAGGCTCTCGAATTTGACCCAGAGCACGAACAAGCGTTACTCAATTCAGCTATTTTACTGCAAGAGCTAGGACGTGCTGAATTACGAAAAGTAGCTAGAGAAAGACTTCTGAAACTTTTACGAAAA GATTCTAATAATGAACGAGTTCATTTTAATCTTGGAATGCTGGCTATGGATGACCATGATAGCGGAAGCGCAGAACGATGGTTTCGTAATGCTGTTGCTCTTAAAGAGGATTTCCGTTCAGCCTTATTCAATTTGGCTCTTTTGCTAGCAGATGAACAACGTCCCCTTGAAGCTGCTCCATTTTTAAACCAACTAGTTAGATTTCACCCGGACCACGTTAAAGGATTAATCCTTCTAggtgatatttatataaataatataaaggaTTTGGATGCTGCTGAAAAT TGTTACCGTAGAATACTGCAACTGGACCCAACAAATATTCAAGGCCTTCACAATTTATGCGTTGTAATGGTTGAGCGTGGTAAGTTAGGCTTGGCTGCTCAATGTTTGGAAAGAGCAGCAGCCCTGGCACCTCATCAGGATTACGTGCATAGACACCTGGCTATTGTCAAGGCTCGTATCAGCAGACTACCTCCGGAGCAACGCGACACAGAGGTGTTCGACGATTCCTTTTGGCAAACTGGTCCcaaggaaagaaatttcaacATGGGAGATATTTCTAGCAGCAGTAGTGTTGGAAGTACTAGTGGCGCAAATGGTCTCGGCAATATGGAAAATAGCGGTAGCCAATTTCTAGGCAAAACGGATTCTGTATTCTCGAATCACCATAATCATATAGGCCATAAAAAAAGCAGCACGGACTTAATGAATAATCATATTGTGCATCTGAAGAGTTCATCGAAACCTGCAAGAGTTTCACTGAACGAAGTGAAGCAGGAAGTGAAAGATACGCACATCAATCACGACAGCTTGTTGAAGACGAGAGCAAGTTCGAACGAGCAGCAAGAATTTTCGCCTGGAAGGGTTTTTGGTAAGAGCGTGAGCTCAGATGCAACGG
- the LOC132913533 gene encoding protein O-mannosyl-transferase Tmtc3-like isoform X2, with product MYTKCCRSRRSTGWKSLILSMSFVFTAMLCKEQGITATAVCVFYEIFVVQKVRAMDIFLTLKAAFGGKKISLAWSSEGTKRLTVLTLVTFSLLILRLHVMGSKLPVFTRFDNPASVAPTPIRQLTYNYLAAVNLRLLFLPSDLCCDWTMGTIPLIENFTDPRNLATIATHTTILGLLVTAILTPNRQTSIILIMSLAMMILPFLPASNLFFPVGFVIAERVLYAPSMGFCMLIGYGWSILSDKKFKKVTLFLLITLLAAHTTKTFIRNYDWLDEYSIFMSGLKVNDRNAKLFNNVGHALESQGRFKEALNFFNMAVQVQGDDIGAHINVGRTYNHLKMFKEAEDAYLKAKSLLPKAKPGESYQARIAPNHLNVFVNLANLIAKNATRLEEADLLYRQAISMRADYTQAYINRGDILIKLNRTKEAQEVYERALFYDSNNPDIYYNLGVVFLEQGKASQALAYLDKALEFDPEHEQALLNSAILLQELGRAELRKVARERLLKLLRKDSNNERVHFNLGMLAMDDHDSGSAERWFRNAVALKEDFRSALFNLALLLADEQRPLEAAPFLNQLVRFHPDHVKGLILLGDIYINNIKDLDAAENCYRRILQLDPTNIQGLHNLCVVMVERGKLGLAAQCLERAAALAPHQDYVHRHLAIVKARISRLPPEQRDTEVFDDSFWQTGPKERNFNMGDISSSSSVGSTSGANGLGNMENSGSQFLGKTDSVFSNHHNHIGHKKSSTDLMNNHIVHLKSSSKPARVSLNEVKQEVKDTHINHDSLLKTRASSNEQQEFSPGRVFGKSVSSDATELTIDRERTTKTINSEKFDSVTPAFSTGEKHAGTTRQKDTALS from the exons ATGTACACTAAATGCTGTAGAAGTAGAAGATCTACAg gaTGGAAATCTTTGATATTATCTATGTCTTTTGTTTTCACTGCCATGTTGTGCAAAGAACAAGGAATAACAGCCACTGCAGTTTGTgtattctatgaaatttttgttgtgCAAAAg GTAAGAGCAATGGATATTTTCCTGACGTTAAAGGCAGCTTTTGGTGGGAAGAAAATATCACTTGCTTGGTCCAGTGAAGGTACAAAACGACTGACAGTCCTTACGCTTGTCACGTTTAGTTTACTTATCCTTCGGCTACATGTAATGGGCTCAAAGTTACCTGTATTTACCAG ATTTGACAATCCCGCATCTGTGGCCCCAACGCCAATAAGGCAGCTTACCTATAATTACCTCGCAGCAGTTAATCTAAGGCTGCTATTTCTTCCAAGCGATTTATGCTGTGATTGGACTATGGGAACGATACcgttaatagaaaattttacagATCCTCGTAATCTGGCCACTATAGCAACTCATACGACCATATTAGGATTGTTGGTAACAGCAATTTTAACACCTAATAGACAAACTTCCATTATTCTCATAATG AGCTTGGCTATGATGATACTCCCATTTTTACCTGCCTCAAATCTCTTCTTCCCAGTTGGATTCGTCATTGCGGAAAGAGTATTGTATGCTCCATCTATGGGATTTTGTATGCTCATTGGATATGGATGGAGCATTTTATccgataaaaa ATTTAAGAAAGTAacactatttttattaataactctTTTGGCTGCGCACACAACGAAGACTTTTATCAGGAATTACGATTGGTTAGatgaatattctatattcaTGTCGGGATTAAAAGTGAATGATCGTAATGCTAAATTGTTCAATAATGTGGGGCACGCTTTGGAAAGTCAAGGAAGATTCAAGGAagcattgaatttttttaatatggcTGTGCAAGTTCAAGGCGATGACATCGGTGCACACATTAACGTGGGTAGAACCTATAATCATctgaaaatgtttaaagaagCTGAAGACGCATATCTGAAG GCAAAATCTTTACTACCAAAAGCAAAACCCGGAGAGTCGTACCAAGCGCGAATAGCTCCGAATCATTTGAATGTTTTCGTAAATTTAGCAAACCTAATAGCGAAGAATGCAACTAGGTTAGAGGAAGCCGATCTGCTTTATAGACAAGCCATTAGTATGCGCGCCGATTACACGCAAGCGTATATTAATCGAggcgatattttaattaaacttaatCGTACCAAAGAAGCCCAAGAAGTTTATGAACGGGCCCTTTTCTACGATAGTAACAATCCAGACATTTATTATAAC CTTGGGGTCGTATTTCTTGAACAAGGGAAAGCATCTCAAGCTCTAGCATATCTTGACAAGGCTCTCGAATTTGACCCAGAGCACGAACAAGCGTTACTCAATTCAGCTATTTTACTGCAAGAGCTAGGACGTGCTGAATTACGAAAAGTAGCTAGAGAAAGACTTCTGAAACTTTTACGAAAA GATTCTAATAATGAACGAGTTCATTTTAATCTTGGAATGCTGGCTATGGATGACCATGATAGCGGAAGCGCAGAACGATGGTTTCGTAATGCTGTTGCTCTTAAAGAGGATTTCCGTTCAGCCTTATTCAATTTGGCTCTTTTGCTAGCAGATGAACAACGTCCCCTTGAAGCTGCTCCATTTTTAAACCAACTAGTTAGATTTCACCCGGACCACGTTAAAGGATTAATCCTTCTAggtgatatttatataaataatataaaggaTTTGGATGCTGCTGAAAAT TGTTACCGTAGAATACTGCAACTGGACCCAACAAATATTCAAGGCCTTCACAATTTATGCGTTGTAATGGTTGAGCGTGGTAAGTTAGGCTTGGCTGCTCAATGTTTGGAAAGAGCAGCAGCCCTGGCACCTCATCAGGATTACGTGCATAGACACCTGGCTATTGTCAAGGCTCGTATCAGCAGACTACCTCCGGAGCAACGCGACACAGAGGTGTTCGACGATTCCTTTTGGCAAACTGGTCCcaaggaaagaaatttcaacATGGGAGATATTTCTAGCAGCAGTAGTGTTGGAAGTACTAGTGGCGCAAATGGTCTCGGCAATATGGAAAATAGCGGTAGCCAATTTCTAGGCAAAACGGATTCTGTATTCTCGAATCACCATAATCATATAGGCCATAAAAAAAGCAGCACGGACTTAATGAATAATCATATTGTGCATCTGAAGAGTTCATCGAAACCTGCAAGAGTTTCACTGAACGAAGTGAAGCAGGAAGTGAAAGATACGCACATCAATCACGACAGCTTGTTGAAGACGAGAGCAAGTTCGAACGAGCAGCAAGAATTTTCGCCTGGAAGGGTTTTTGGTAAGAGCGTGAGCTCAGATGCAACGG
- the LOC132913535 gene encoding neurotactin isoform X1, with amino-acid sequence MSQEDQEKSMDKKEIAEEEREKMLNAENTKHTVASTAPDAESEDQKPKKKIPIGGIKMPGFCRTKSKELCKEDDCKPTEIGEGDSTEKAVKESDQNVSSEKASTTNKDAKEKESRKRILDTIKLPLVSVFPRKKNKEGEVELGITGAAGLASVETLDDVVTEKNPIGNEDGMETVRLDGDAPDGIESPKQHFLVACISAARRNLFVLVAALCILVSVVIIILIACIGPRKNISRLIKDGSFVKAVTSCGPVQGVSEDGAFAFRGIPYAIPPLENRRWQPAEPLRKIEYCWTNTYKAHNSSKVCWQREASGRIIGSEDCLYLDIFTPEIRYDSPLSVVVMIGAETLSGGSPGVMQPSAKLARVRDMVFVRPNFRLGIFGFLAADQLSRTSHPLTSGNYGLSDIIAALQWVHLNIEHFGGNKSAVTLWGHRAGGTLVTTLVGIRRTRDLFQRVWISSGSAIFPGRELEVSETLNELFLNSTRCNDAACLRSKSAEEIMDSVPETWHLGNVGLPETREATTRDRRHEWLVLDRAILQEPVGQIWARDEFSVKIVMGTTAHAGVPLKYLTSNTTLNSTQVEKIVKESLLGTSGLADEALRRYNATLEGLLSMISDVRVVCPLLTVARMKTNIPFYVATQPRGHIADPDCDAAAILGSYAARTPAEKRHVSAMQQLFNHYVWHGEVAQADANGIKRVLIVGQDTLPDRDYPNCDFWIAKDIVPSYGRVD; translated from the exons ATGAGTCAAGAGGATCAAGAGAAAAGCAtggataagaaagaaattgcagaggaagagagagagaaaatgttGAACGCCGAGAACACGAAACATACGGTGGCATCGACCGCTCCAGACGCGGAATCCGAAGACCAGAAACCtaagaagaaaattccaaTTGGCGGTATTAAGATGCCCGGCTTCTGTCGTACAAAGAGCAAGGAGTTGTGTAAA GAGGATGATTGTAAGCCTACTGAAATTGGAGAAGGCGATTCAACGGAAAAAGCTGTTAAAGAAAGTGATCAAAATGTATCATCAGAGAAAGCAAGCACAACGAATAAAGACgcaaaggaaaaggaaagcCGCAAGAGAATTCTCGACACCATAAAGTTACCCTTAGTCTCTGTTTTtcctagaaaaaaaaataag gaAGGTGAAGTGGAATTGGGAATTACTGGAGCTGCTGGATTAGCGAGTGTTGAAACTCTTGACGATGTTGTGACGGAGAAAAATCCTATCGGTAACGAAGATGGTATGGAAACTGTTCGACTCGATGGAGATGCTCCAGATGGAATTGAATCTCCTAAACAACATTTTCTTGTAGCTTGTATATCCGCTGCAaggagaaatttatttgtgCTAG tGGCAGCATTATGTATCCTGGTATCAGTTGTGATTATCATTCTTATCGCTTGCATCGGTCcgagaaagaatatttcacgATTGATAAAGGATGGGAGCTTTGTCAAAGCAGTAACTTCTTGCGGACCTGTGCAAGGTGTGTCAGAAGATGGTGCATTCGCATTTCGTGGGATTCCATATGCAATCCCACCATTAGAAAATCGTCGTTGGCAACCTGCGGAACCCctaagaaaaattgaatactGCTGGACGAATACGTATAAAGCACACAATTCCTCGAAAGTTTGTTGGCAACGAGAGGCTTCAGGAAGGATTATCGGAAGCGAAGATTGcttatatttagatattttcaCGCCTGAAATCAGATATGATTCGCCTTTATCGGTGGTCGTTATGATTGGTGCTGAAACCCTCAGTGGTGGTTCTCCAGGTGTAATGCAGCCTTCTGCAAAACTTGCTCGTGTCCGTGATATGGTGTTTGTTAGACCTAACTTCCG gTTAGGAATCTTCGGTTTTTTAGCTGCAGATCAACTTTCAAGAACATCACATCCTCTCACATCCGGAAATTACGGATTGTCGGATATCATAGCAGCGCTTCAGTGGGTTCATCTTAACATTGAACATTTCGGGGGAAATAAATCGGCCGTAACTTTATGGGGTCATCGGGCAGGAGGAACGCTTGTCACAACTTTAGTTGGCATTCGGCGAACAAGGGATCTTTTCCAGCGAGTGTGGATTTCCAGCGGTAGTGCGATATTTCCCGGAAGAGAATTAGAAGTTTCCGAAACACTTAATGAACTATTTCTAAATTCTACAAGATGTAATGACGCCGCTTGTTTGCGAAGCAAAAGTGCCGAGGAAATAATGGATTCAGTTCCTGAGACATGGCATTTAGGAAACGTTGGTTTGCCTGAAACCAGAGAAGCAACAACAAGAGATAGGAGACATGAATGGTTGGTACTCGATCGTGCCATTCTTCAGGAACCTGTAGGTCAAATTTGGGCAAGGGATGAATTTTCGGTGAAAATTGTAATGGGCACTACTGCTCATGCTGGAGTCCCTCTTAAGTATCTCACTTCCAACACTACTCTCAATTCCACACAAGTAGAGAAAATTGTAAAGGAGTCCTTATTAGGAACATCTGGTTTAGCGGACGAAGCTCTCAG acgttataacgcaacATTGGAAGGTTTACTAAGCATGATCTCGGACGTTCGTGTGGTATGTCCATTGCTGACAGTTGCCAGAATGAAGACCAATATTCCATTCTACGTAGCGACGCAGCCACGGGGTCATATTGCAGATCCCGATTGTGATGCTGCAGCGATACTTGGATCATATGCTGCTCGTACTCCTGCTGAAAAGAGACACGTATCTGCTATGCAGCAGCTTTTCAATCACTATGTTTGGCACGGCGAAGTAGCTCAGGCAGATGCTAATGGTATAAAACGAGTCTTAATTGTTGGACAAGATACGCTTCCTGATCGTGACTATCCTAATTGCGACTTCTGGATAGCAAAAGACATAGTTCCATCTTATGGTCGAGTCGattga